A window of Garra rufa chromosome 11, GarRuf1.0, whole genome shotgun sequence genomic DNA:
ATGACCTTAATAAGAATTAAGTCATTTCTAAGGACATTTCAGAGCAAATTTGTCTCTGAAGTTCAGCGTCCGCTATGAACACACCCATGTCTTGTGCGTTGATGCGCTCAGGCCGGTCCGCTGTGTGTGTTTCAGGTGTTCTGGAGATCAGGACGGTTTCGGAGGGTGGCGTGTTGGCCATAAAAGGACTGAAGAGCCAGTATTATATTTCCATGAACCGCACCGGAATGTTACAGGGCAAAGTATAAAGCCATCCGTCCTGCAAACACACAACAAATACCAGTTAATCTGATTCCAGCTAACACACACTCATCGTTCATTTAAGAGTAAATATAACAAATGCGATGGGTAACCCAGCAAACCGTACACAACATAACACAATACATCTCGTTTCTGACGCCCCATACGATCTGTTCTTCTTTCCCACACAGAAAGACTACAACGACAGCTGCAACTTCAAAGAAGTGTTTTTAGAGAACTACTACACGGCGTACTCGTCCGTCAAATGGACTAAAAACGGCAAAGAGATGTTCATCTCTCTGTCGCAGAAGGGCCGGCCGCTGAGAGGAAAGAAGACGAGGAAAGAGAGCATCTCTTCTCACTTCATCCCTCGAAAGTGCAGGGAGGACGAGAAGAAGCTGGCGTGAAAAAACACCAGAGACGGCGTCTGCTCCGCTTTACTCGTCCGATTCATCAAAACCCTTGATTCACACAAGAAGCAGTGGACAAA
This region includes:
- the fgf7 gene encoding fibroblast growth factor 7; the encoded protein is MRRWTLQWKLPKFACGLWLVLLVSRVCACHGERAASVTDCSKHERHIRNYDYMEGGDVRIRRLYSRTQWFLMIDEYGNINGTQDPNNCYSVLEIRTVSEGGVLAIKGLKSQYYISMNRTGMLQGKKDYNDSCNFKEVFLENYYTAYSSVKWTKNGKEMFISLSQKGRPLRGKKTRKESISSHFIPRKCREDEKKLA